One genomic region from Reichenbachiella ulvae encodes:
- a CDS encoding SusC/RagA family TonB-linked outer membrane protein, with protein MKRKTILNQLKNSLLFLLCLAMSVNLQAQDVGTIKGKIKDSDGQFLPGVTVLEKGTTNGTITDLDGTYTISASPNAILVFTFVGMTTQEVPVDNRSVLDITLESDMIALDEIVVVGYGEQKKENLTGSVSTISADEMTTRPVTNLSAGLSGMAAGVSVVQNSGATAGGDGATIRIRGVGTMNNSNPLVVVDGVPSEGTSIMNDIDPNDIANISILKDAASASIYGSRGANGVILITTKRGESGKPRLTYNGYYGVQKIPRMIDYVSDFADYMELANYIRPNEQIFSAAEIQEWRDNPNDPLNHPNVNWYEEVYGGTAPIMNHSLGYSGGNERTQYRFSLSYLDQDGIISGNSLQRYGVRTNLSTEVAKGLKIGGNVFFRWTNEKPNNVNTSIQWVPNVPTVRHPDGRWGGPQSASTSGTDNPYAELANRVHEENNRKVMGDVFAEWEVISGLKATAKVSLNFGNNVSNQFFKRYDLWDFNRDIVVDQVELGTGRRGIVEHKQDYLVNTNFLLDYSKSFDNHNFNLLGGYEGLQFRSDQLKVERRQFPNNEVTGLNAGLELNAGNGTIAEWSMESYFGRINYDYNGKYLLEANLRADGSSRFKEGNRWGYFPSFSAGWNLSEEAFMSGIRFLDHLKVRASWGQLGNNRVGNYPYQPTYGLNQNYSFNGVVSSGIAQTALTNEEIVWEETTTTDFGIDAAFFEGKLSLTADYFIRDTEGILTELPIPYFLGNKDEPVVNLASMRNKGYEFVVGYRDAIGELKYNVSANLTIIDNEVTDYFADIKTGGTQIGYAYDSYFGYEVEGIFKTQEQLANAATHRANTTLGDLHIKDQITEDTDGDGVPDAANGVIGSEDQVVIGNKIPKYTYGGNIGLNYKGFDFSMLIQGISKRDRNTWDWSITPMNWVNKGVIPQRWVDEEWSAQNPDGTLPRMSPDTRDLNIATSDFWVKDVSYLRVKNMQLGYDFTHSLLTDKNISKLRVYVSADNLFTFTNEEWGFDPETTNVRNFNVRTIIFGVNVGF; from the coding sequence ATGAAACGAAAGACTATACTTAATCAATTGAAAAACTCACTGCTATTCCTACTGTGTTTGGCGATGAGTGTTAATCTACAGGCGCAGGACGTCGGTACGATAAAGGGGAAAATTAAAGATTCCGACGGTCAATTCCTGCCAGGGGTGACAGTATTGGAAAAAGGGACAACCAATGGGACTATTACCGATCTAGATGGTACTTATACTATTAGCGCATCTCCAAATGCTATATTGGTATTCACTTTTGTGGGGATGACTACCCAAGAAGTACCCGTTGACAACCGATCAGTCCTGGATATTACGTTAGAGTCAGATATGATTGCACTTGATGAAATCGTAGTAGTAGGTTATGGAGAGCAAAAGAAGGAAAATCTAACAGGTTCAGTTAGTACCATTTCTGCTGATGAAATGACAACTCGACCTGTTACCAATCTTAGTGCTGGACTGTCTGGTATGGCCGCTGGTGTAAGTGTAGTTCAAAACAGTGGAGCTACAGCTGGCGGAGATGGAGCTACCATTCGTATTCGTGGAGTAGGTACAATGAATAATTCTAACCCGCTGGTGGTCGTAGATGGTGTGCCTTCTGAAGGCACATCTATCATGAATGATATTGATCCTAATGATATCGCGAATATTTCCATTTTGAAAGATGCTGCTTCGGCTTCTATTTATGGTTCGCGTGGTGCTAATGGCGTAATTCTGATTACCACCAAGCGAGGAGAGTCAGGTAAGCCACGCTTGACGTACAATGGCTACTATGGTGTGCAAAAAATTCCACGAATGATTGACTATGTCAGCGATTTTGCTGACTATATGGAACTGGCCAATTACATCAGACCAAACGAGCAGATCTTTTCAGCTGCTGAGATTCAAGAGTGGAGAGATAACCCTAACGATCCCCTCAATCATCCCAATGTGAACTGGTATGAAGAAGTGTATGGTGGCACGGCCCCTATCATGAACCATTCTTTAGGCTACAGCGGGGGAAATGAAAGGACGCAGTACCGTTTTTCATTGAGCTACTTGGATCAGGATGGTATTATAAGTGGCAATAGTCTACAGCGATATGGCGTGAGAACCAATTTGTCAACAGAAGTGGCCAAAGGTTTGAAAATTGGAGGAAACGTGTTTTTTAGATGGACGAACGAAAAACCAAATAATGTCAATACTTCTATTCAGTGGGTGCCTAATGTCCCTACTGTGCGTCACCCTGATGGAAGATGGGGCGGACCTCAAAGCGCATCTACCAGTGGTACTGACAATCCTTACGCTGAACTAGCCAATAGAGTCCACGAAGAGAACAATCGTAAAGTGATGGGAGACGTTTTTGCCGAGTGGGAAGTTATTTCTGGCCTGAAAGCAACTGCAAAGGTGTCTTTGAACTTCGGTAACAACGTTTCGAATCAGTTCTTCAAACGATATGACCTATGGGATTTTAATCGGGATATAGTGGTGGATCAGGTGGAATTAGGTACCGGTAGGAGAGGTATCGTAGAGCATAAACAGGATTACCTAGTGAATACCAACTTTTTGCTTGACTATAGCAAAAGTTTTGATAATCACAACTTCAACCTCTTGGGCGGATATGAAGGTCTGCAGTTTAGATCTGATCAACTCAAGGTAGAAAGAAGACAATTTCCTAACAATGAAGTAACAGGTTTAAATGCTGGGTTGGAGTTGAATGCTGGAAATGGAACTATCGCTGAGTGGTCTATGGAGTCGTATTTTGGTAGAATAAACTACGACTACAACGGCAAGTACCTTTTGGAAGCCAATCTTAGAGCAGATGGCTCTTCTCGGTTCAAAGAAGGAAATCGTTGGGGTTATTTCCCATCTTTTTCTGCTGGATGGAATTTGTCCGAAGAAGCTTTTATGAGTGGTATTAGATTTTTGGATCATTTGAAAGTAAGAGCTTCTTGGGGGCAACTGGGTAACAACAGAGTTGGTAACTATCCATACCAGCCTACCTATGGGTTGAATCAGAATTACTCATTTAATGGAGTAGTATCGTCAGGTATTGCACAAACGGCTCTTACAAATGAAGAAATTGTATGGGAGGAAACCACCACAACAGATTTTGGAATAGATGCGGCTTTCTTTGAAGGTAAATTGAGCTTGACGGCTGATTACTTTATACGAGATACTGAAGGTATTTTGACTGAACTGCCGATTCCTTACTTCTTAGGAAACAAAGATGAGCCTGTAGTTAACCTTGCTTCGATGAGAAATAAAGGATATGAGTTTGTGGTAGGCTATCGAGATGCGATCGGGGAACTGAAATATAATGTATCTGCAAACCTTACCATAATTGACAACGAAGTGACCGATTACTTTGCAGACATCAAAACGGGTGGTACACAAATAGGCTATGCATACGATTCGTATTTTGGTTACGAAGTAGAAGGAATCTTCAAAACTCAAGAGCAATTAGCCAATGCGGCCACTCACAGAGCCAATACCACATTGGGAGACCTTCATATAAAAGATCAAATTACTGAAGATACCGATGGTGATGGTGTTCCGGATGCTGCCAATGGTGTGATCGGTTCGGAAGATCAGGTCGTGATTGGAAACAAAATTCCTAAATATACCTATGGAGGTAATATTGGATTGAACTATAAAGGGTTTGATTTTAGTATGCTCATCCAAGGGATATCCAAACGCGATAGAAATACCTGGGATTGGTCTATTACACCGATGAACTGGGTGAATAAAGGAGTTATTCCTCAACGCTGGGTAGACGAAGAATGGTCAGCACAAAACCCTGACGGGACTTTGCCTAGGATGTCACCAGATACCAGAGATCTAAACATAGCTACTTCTGATTTTTGGGTGAAAGATGTTTCTTACCTCAGAGTAAAAAATATGCAATTGGGCTACGATTTTACCCATTCTCTACTGACGGACAAAAATATATCAAAGCTTAGAGTTTACGTGAGTGCGGATAACTTGTTCACTTTTACAAATGAAGAGTGGGGATTTGACCCGGAAACTACCAATGTTCGAAATTTCAACGTTCGTACGATCATCTTTGGTGTAAACGTTGGATTCTAG
- a CDS encoding hybrid sensor histidine kinase/response regulator transcription factor has translation MFLHKERYKGLKYFFVVFFFSSLNLWAQSYEFETFSKKDGLSDNNVNCIYQDYQGFMWFGTDEGLNRFDGYEFKKYRHKVEDAGSLTSNIIQSITQDQNQDFWIGTADGGLNLLQNANDEILSPQVFGVESSTLDQESVNQVAMMNGFAMVLTKEELFFFKKKENTYQHVKVNELPSLKTGSLYTNCYQEVGEKTYLIGTKQGLKKLCWDFENEQLKASISNVLDSLNIYRIVPFRKGHLIYCLHDSLYYANEELFFEPIVKKQINCLTVEDDEHVWVGTDMGLEYLTFENDTSLSIASIVSHEMSTTENVLGGISINTIFEDRTGMLWLGTNEGVTKVFERPKKFDTFYENHQNDKNTRNRVNCFLEDSEAKLWVGTSEGTLFYHIGKDYTANEGSFEVLNLGKPYGIRSLSEVKLSGESYIIVANDYSTKVQILDLKGNQIKKGRLRELFNTVRRPINALVSDEKYIWVGTKEGGLYRYSLVDNGVKHFLVSDTSNLCSNLINSLFISSESDLYIGTNRGLNILPSNEQHKSNPTFQRFTHLPGDKGSLSYNHITAILQDSNQKICIGTLGGGLNQFDVDKNTFSCLTTSDGLVSDCIKGVVLDSQQQLWLSSSNGLSSYNQNTNQITNFSTYDGLQDSDFSQGACITRKNGEILFGGKYGVNFFYPQSLEKDSTEAELVLTALYLVSPVKNEDIYFTSAKLLKYVNDSTKIQFDHTEQSFTVHFSSLNYDTPAKIEYKYRLVGFEKEWNSTSHLSRFAKYTNLHPGEYIIEVTATNSDGVWMEKPLQLNIEIAKAWYQNNVAIAAYMLIVLMATLFFTRYSFIRNKVKRDLMMEHIEKEKTELLTQYKLSFFTNVSHELRTPITIIKSYFESIAPNWRTMPLDKVNKELSIISRNVNTLNHLINQLLDFRKLEQDKMELLIEYKDIVPLIESRVASFQILAKNKNVDLHFRSEANSIEFYFDEDKMEKIINNLLSNAVKYSIDGGNVNVRLKEINNDIAIEVEDNGVGISEDVQNTIFERFSRASMATKITQSTGIGLNLTKGLVELHGGRIELASKKGEGSIFFLFFPKDANHLDHPMYRFEAKPIEVFDQVEQDGLLEGELNTSSYSNRTILIVEDNEDLLSFLSDKLRDHFNVLSAKNGQIGLKSCIENNPDLVISDIMMPEMNGYELCNAIKNDDRVCHIPIVLLTAKTNHESELHGFKLGADAYVGKPFDFEIIVARIVSIFYSRQQLWKRIADNPFFKPDEIDLNTRDEQFMRQINNTIEEYMASPEFSVEMLARQVDISKNNLNTKIKALTGKTSVQFIRLLRLHRAAMLLKAKDSRVSQVTYQVGYTDLQHFRDHFKKEFSVTPSEFKEQQGSKLK, from the coding sequence ATGTTTTTACATAAAGAACGTTATAAAGGCCTAAAATACTTTTTTGTGGTCTTTTTCTTTTCGTCTCTGAATTTGTGGGCACAATCCTATGAATTTGAAACCTTTTCAAAAAAAGATGGATTATCTGACAACAATGTAAACTGCATATATCAAGACTATCAGGGTTTTATGTGGTTCGGTACCGACGAAGGTTTAAACCGTTTTGATGGGTATGAGTTTAAAAAGTATAGGCACAAAGTTGAAGATGCTGGTAGCCTTACAAGTAATATCATCCAATCAATTACTCAGGATCAAAATCAAGATTTCTGGATTGGAACAGCGGACGGAGGGTTGAACCTCCTTCAAAATGCTAATGATGAAATTCTCTCTCCTCAAGTTTTTGGGGTTGAGTCAAGTACCCTTGATCAGGAGAGTGTGAATCAAGTAGCCATGATGAATGGTTTCGCTATGGTTCTAACTAAAGAAGAGCTGTTCTTTTTCAAAAAGAAAGAAAATACATATCAGCATGTAAAAGTTAATGAACTTCCCTCTCTAAAAACAGGTTCTTTGTATACAAATTGTTATCAGGAAGTAGGTGAGAAAACCTACCTTATAGGAACTAAACAGGGACTCAAAAAACTATGTTGGGATTTTGAAAATGAACAACTTAAGGCCTCTATCTCCAATGTTTTGGATAGTTTGAACATTTACAGAATAGTTCCTTTTCGCAAGGGCCATTTGATTTATTGCCTTCATGATTCGCTTTACTACGCAAATGAGGAATTGTTCTTTGAGCCAATTGTCAAAAAGCAGATCAATTGCTTAACCGTTGAAGACGATGAACACGTTTGGGTAGGTACGGACATGGGGCTTGAATATTTAACGTTTGAAAACGATACCTCTCTTTCGATAGCTTCTATCGTGAGTCATGAAATGAGTACTACAGAAAACGTCTTGGGAGGCATTTCAATCAATACAATTTTCGAGGACAGAACAGGAATGCTATGGTTGGGTACGAATGAGGGTGTTACTAAAGTATTTGAACGCCCTAAAAAGTTTGATACTTTCTACGAGAATCATCAAAATGACAAGAACACTAGAAATCGAGTCAATTGCTTCCTAGAAGACTCTGAGGCAAAGCTTTGGGTCGGTACATCGGAAGGCACACTCTTTTATCATATAGGTAAAGATTATACGGCGAACGAAGGCAGTTTTGAGGTTTTGAACCTCGGCAAACCATACGGCATAAGATCATTGAGCGAAGTGAAACTCAGTGGAGAGTCATACATAATTGTAGCGAACGATTACTCGACTAAAGTACAGATATTGGACCTTAAAGGTAATCAGATCAAAAAAGGTCGATTAAGAGAATTATTTAACACAGTGAGGCGTCCGATCAATGCACTAGTATCTGATGAAAAATATATATGGGTTGGAACAAAAGAAGGAGGCTTGTACCGCTACAGTCTTGTTGACAATGGCGTCAAACATTTTTTGGTCAGTGATACATCGAATTTATGCTCTAATCTGATCAATTCACTTTTTATTAGTTCTGAATCAGATCTTTATATTGGTACGAATAGAGGTCTTAACATCCTGCCCTCTAATGAGCAGCATAAGTCAAACCCTACTTTTCAAAGATTTACCCATTTGCCTGGTGACAAAGGTAGTCTTAGTTACAATCACATCACCGCTATACTCCAAGACTCAAATCAGAAAATTTGTATTGGGACGCTGGGCGGAGGACTGAACCAATTCGATGTAGATAAAAATACATTTTCATGTTTGACCACAAGTGATGGTCTGGTAAGTGACTGCATCAAAGGTGTTGTTTTGGATAGTCAACAGCAATTATGGCTTTCATCTAGTAATGGCTTAAGCTCTTACAACCAAAACACAAATCAAATCACTAATTTCAGCACCTACGATGGGTTGCAAGATTCTGATTTTAGCCAAGGAGCATGTATAACGCGAAAAAATGGAGAGATTCTTTTTGGAGGAAAGTATGGGGTCAATTTTTTCTACCCACAGTCCTTGGAAAAGGACAGTACCGAGGCTGAATTGGTACTGACAGCATTGTATTTGGTAAGTCCTGTAAAAAATGAAGATATTTATTTCACTAGTGCTAAACTCCTGAAGTATGTGAACGACTCTACCAAAATCCAGTTTGACCATACTGAGCAAAGTTTTACCGTACATTTTTCATCACTGAATTACGATACACCTGCAAAAATTGAATACAAATACCGTTTAGTAGGATTTGAAAAGGAGTGGAATAGCACGAGTCATCTATCACGTTTTGCCAAATATACAAACCTTCACCCTGGAGAGTATATCATTGAAGTAACAGCGACCAATAGTGATGGCGTCTGGATGGAAAAACCCTTGCAATTGAATATTGAAATTGCAAAAGCCTGGTATCAGAATAATGTAGCGATTGCTGCCTATATGTTGATTGTATTGATGGCTACTCTCTTTTTTACTCGATATTCTTTCATTCGCAACAAGGTCAAAAGAGACCTGATGATGGAGCATATCGAAAAAGAAAAGACGGAACTGCTTACACAGTATAAACTAAGTTTTTTTACCAATGTGTCCCATGAGTTGCGAACCCCGATTACAATTATCAAGAGTTATTTCGAAAGCATAGCACCTAATTGGCGAACCATGCCTTTAGATAAGGTCAACAAGGAATTGTCGATCATCAGTCGAAATGTAAACACACTGAATCATTTGATTAATCAATTGCTGGATTTCAGAAAGCTTGAGCAAGATAAGATGGAACTTCTTATTGAGTATAAGGACATTGTTCCATTGATTGAATCAAGAGTCGCTTCCTTTCAGATTCTGGCTAAGAACAAGAACGTTGATCTGCATTTTAGAAGTGAAGCAAATTCAATAGAATTTTACTTCGATGAAGATAAAATGGAGAAAATCATCAATAACTTATTATCAAATGCGGTCAAATACAGCATAGATGGAGGTAATGTAAATGTAAGGCTAAAGGAAATAAACAACGACATAGCAATAGAAGTCGAGGATAATGGTGTGGGTATTTCTGAGGATGTTCAAAACACAATTTTTGAACGTTTTTCTAGGGCAAGTATGGCTACTAAAATCACACAGAGTACTGGTATAGGATTAAACCTAACCAAAGGCTTGGTAGAGCTTCATGGGGGGCGGATAGAATTAGCCAGTAAAAAAGGAGAAGGTTCAATTTTTTTTCTTTTCTTTCCAAAAGACGCGAATCACTTAGATCATCCTATGTATCGTTTCGAAGCAAAACCAATTGAGGTTTTTGATCAGGTTGAACAAGATGGACTATTGGAAGGAGAATTAAACACTTCTTCATATAGCAACCGAACCATCTTGATAGTAGAAGATAATGAGGATTTGTTGTCTTTTTTATCAGATAAATTACGCGATCATTTTAACGTCCTTAGCGCAAAAAATGGACAAATTGGTCTTAAGAGTTGCATTGAAAATAATCCTGATTTAGTTATCAGCGATATTATGATGCCCGAAATGAATGGGTATGAGTTGTGCAATGCGATAAAGAACGATGATCGAGTTTGTCATATCCCCATTGTTTTGCTGACTGCCAAAACAAACCATGAATCAGAACTTCATGGATTTAAACTAGGTGCCGATGCCTATGTGGGAAAACCCTTCGATTTTGAAATCATTGTTGCTCGGATAGTTTCGATATTCTACTCAAGACAACAACTATGGAAGAGAATTGCCGATAATCCGTTCTTTAAGCCTGATGAAATTGACTTGAACACACGAGACGAACAGTTTATGCGCCAAATCAACAATACCATCGAAGAGTATATGGCAAGTCCGGAATTCTCTGTAGAAATGCTAGCCCGACAAGTCGATATTTCGAAAAATAACTTGAATACTAAGATTAAAGCGCTGACAGGAAAGACAAGCGTCCAATTTATTCGCTTGCTAAGATTACATCGCGCGGCAATGTTACTCAAAGCAAAAGATAGTCGTGTTTCTCAAGTTACCTATCAAGTAGGGTATACAGACTTACAGCATTTTAGAGATCATTTCAAAAAAGAATTTTCAGTCACCCCTTCTGAATTCAAAGAGCAACAAGGATCTAAATTGAAATAA